TCATCCTATTTTCTTTGCCTTGTGGGCCTTGTGGGCTTTCCGAGCGCGCCGGGCGCGCTTCCGGTTTCGGGCACTCTCAAGGATCTTTTCGAGCCGCTGCCGGGCCATTTTTTGGCGACCGCTCCGGAGCATGCGAAGGATGTCCGAGCCTGCCAGGCGGTGAAACGTCCTGGCGCGCAGCTCGCCTGAGGAAACGCGTTCCAAAAGCCGTTTGCGCGCGGCCTGCATCCAGCGCAAGAATTGAGCATACTCTACCCCGTACCGCTTTTCGAGTTGCTGGCGGAGCTTTTGCGCCAGCGCCGGGCTCGCGCCGCCGGTGGAGATGGCAATCTGCAAATCGCCGCGGGCGAGCGAGGCTGGAACGATCAAGCTCGAATGCTCCGGCGCGTCCACCACGTTGCAGAGAACGTTGCGCCGGGCCGCATCCTCAGCCACTCGCTTTTGGGTGAACGGGCGGTTGGTGGCCGCAACCACCAGAAACACACCATCGAGGTCGAGGTGCTCATAGGGCCCGCGCCGATAGGCGATGCGGCCTTGATGCGCCATGCGGGCCAGTGCCGGCGTCAGATCGGGGCTCGCAACATAGACCTTGGCGCCGGCCTGGAGCAGCGCGCGCACCTTGCGTTCGGCCACCTTGCCTCCGCCAATCACGGCACACCTCTTGCCGCGCAAATCCAGGAATGCGGGGTAATAGCGCATGGAGTCAGCGAATCGCCCGGAGCACGCCCCGAAAGAATCGGGGCACGCGGGCCCCGACGTGTCGGGGCGGGCAAAGTGTACCACAACAGCCAGAGCAGTTTTGAAATCCCCCACTCGGTCTCCGCAGAAAGTGAGTCGCCATTGCGGCGCGCCGAGCCCTCGGGCACCTGTCCGGGGGAGGCTCGGATGGAACTCGGTGGCCGGCGCCACCGGGCTCAGCGCACGAGCGCGAGGGCTGCGAGAGCGTGTGTGACGAGCCACCAATTGGAGATTGCGTATAGAATAGAAG
The DNA window shown above is from Candidatus Acidiferrales bacterium and carries:
- a CDS encoding bifunctional precorrin-2 dehydrogenase/sirohydrochlorin ferrochelatase, with the translated sequence MRYYPAFLDLRGKRCAVIGGGKVAERKVRALLQAGAKVYVASPDLTPALARMAHQGRIAYRRGPYEHLDLDGVFLVVAATNRPFTQKRVAEDAARRNVLCNVVDAPEHSSLIVPASLARGDLQIAISTGGASPALAQKLRQQLEKRYGVEYAQFLRWMQAARKRLLERVSSGELRARTFHRLAGSDILRMLRSGRQKMARQRLEKILESARNRKRARRARKAHKAHKAKKIG